DNA sequence from the Acidimicrobiales bacterium genome:
GACGCTGACGCCACGCCCGATGAGATCAGGGCACTGGTAGCGCAATCGCAGAAGCGCTCGGCCGTCTACGACATCATCACCAACCCGACAAACGTCACGGTCGAGGTCGGCTGAGACCCGGTCTCGGTCTCTGAGCGGGAGCGGGTCTGATGCGGAACACAACCACGGTCATCGTCGGCGCCGGCCAGGCCGGGCTGGCCATGAGCCGCTGCCTAACCGGGCAATCGATCGATCACGTTCTCCTCGAGCGAGGCGAAGTGGCCAACTCGTGGAGATCAGGACGCTGGGATTCGCTCCGCCTGCTCACGCCCAACTGGCAGAGCCGGCTACCCGGCTTCCGGTACCAAGGCGACGACCCGGACGGATTCATGACCATGCCGGAGGTGATCGACTACCTCGGTGCCTATGCGGCGGCGATCGAGGCTCCCATCGAGACGAACACTCTGGTCACCTCGGTGCGAACCTCCGGGGATGGTTATCTCGTCGCCACGAGCGAAGGCGAGTGGCGCTGCCGTACCGTCGTGATCGCCGGAGCATGCCATAGCCCTGACGTGCCAGCGGTGGCCGAGGCAGTGCCCAAGGACATCGCCATGCTGACACCAGCGCAGTACCGCAACCCGGACCAGCTGGAAGACGGAGCGGTGCTGGTCGTGGGGGCATCGGCAACCGGTATCCAGCTAGCCGACGAGATCCAGCGATCGGGCCGCCCCGTCACCCTCGCCGTGGGCGGCCACGTCCGAACGCCGCGGCTGTACCGGGGCATGGACATCATGTGGTGGCTGGAGGCGGCCGGGATCCTCGACCAGCGCTACGACGAGGTCGATGACATCGTCAGAGCTCGAAGCCTTCCCTCCTTCCAGCTCGTCGGCTCGCCCGCCCGGTCGACGATCGACCTCAACACCCTCCAGCGCCGCGGCGTCAAGCTTGTGGGG
Encoded proteins:
- a CDS encoding NAD(P)-binding domain-containing protein, whose product is MRNTTTVIVGAGQAGLAMSRCLTGQSIDHVLLERGEVANSWRSGRWDSLRLLTPNWQSRLPGFRYQGDDPDGFMTMPEVIDYLGAYAAAIEAPIETNTLVTSVRTSGDGYLVATSEGEWRCRTVVIAGACHSPDVPAVAEAVPKDIAMLTPAQYRNPDQLEDGAVLVVGASATGIQLADEIQRSGRPVTLAVGGHVRTPRLYRGMDIMWWLEAAGILDQRYDEVDDIVRARSLPSFQLVGSPARSTIDLNTLQRRGVKLVGRLAGINNGTAQFSGSLRNQCTLADLKLARLLDTIDEWATGHGLDNETEPPHRLAPTHVQESPPLLVDLTSGHIKTVIWATGYHPDYSWLHVPVLDSKTRVRHDGGVTACPGLYLMGMPFLRRRKSTLIDGAGDDARDLSDHISEHLDNVVNGKR